In Streptomyces sp. 840.1, one DNA window encodes the following:
- a CDS encoding DUF952 domain-containing protein has protein sequence MAELLHLTESPLWEAARGTGTYETSTRGRTLHEEGFIHCSLPHQLPGVAEMLYGAGNRAGAGDQDLVVLVIDTERLPAPVRYESVTPGGEEFPHIYGPVPVDAVVEVRPWQRKEGDQA, from the coding sequence ATGGCCGAACTGCTGCACCTCACCGAAAGCCCGTTGTGGGAGGCGGCCCGCGGGACCGGGACGTACGAGACGTCCACCCGCGGCCGCACCCTGCACGAAGAGGGCTTCATCCACTGCTCGCTGCCGCACCAGCTCCCCGGTGTGGCCGAGATGCTGTACGGCGCCGGGAACCGGGCCGGAGCCGGTGACCAGGACCTGGTGGTCCTCGTCATCGACACCGAGCGGCTCCCCGCGCCCGTGCGCTACGAGTCGGTCACACCCGGCGGCGAGGAGTTCCCGCACATCTACGGACCGGTTCCGGTCGACGCGGTCGTGGAGGTGCGCCCCTGGCAGCGCAAGGAAGGCGATCAGGCATGA
- a CDS encoding SDR family oxidoreductase, whose translation MTPSDDTPSDHTPSGERHGPEDLTSGPLTAVTGASGALGGRVARRLVRAGVPVRLLGRDPSRLPELPGADIAPAAPYGDGDAMRRALAGAHTLFLVSAHESPDRVGEHLSAVDAATAAGVERIVYVSFLGAAPDATFTFARDHWETEAHIRVSGVRHTFLRDSWYLAGLPAMTGADGVLRGPAGDGRVAAVAHEDIADAATAVLLPGGDLAGDAAHDGVTYDLTGPEAFTLAEAAEELGRVTGRTVTYVPETREEAYASRSGYGAPDWEVAGWVTSYEAIAAGEMATVSDAVRRLTGRPPKDLATYLREHPDSYRHLLLPG comes from the coding sequence ATGACCCCATCGGACGACACGCCATCGGACCACACACCATCCGGCGAGAGGCACGGCCCCGAAGACCTCACGAGCGGTCCCCTCACCGCGGTCACCGGCGCGAGCGGTGCGCTCGGCGGCCGGGTGGCGAGGCGGCTGGTCCGGGCGGGCGTTCCGGTCCGCCTGCTGGGCCGCGACCCGTCCCGGCTGCCGGAACTGCCCGGCGCCGACATCGCGCCGGCCGCGCCCTACGGCGACGGGGACGCGATGCGCCGGGCGCTGGCCGGGGCGCACACCCTGTTCCTCGTATCGGCGCACGAGAGCCCGGACCGGGTGGGTGAACATCTCAGCGCCGTGGACGCGGCGACGGCGGCGGGCGTCGAACGGATCGTGTACGTCTCGTTCCTCGGCGCGGCGCCGGACGCGACGTTCACCTTCGCCCGCGACCACTGGGAGACCGAGGCGCACATCCGGGTCTCCGGTGTCCGCCACACCTTCCTCCGCGACAGCTGGTACCTCGCGGGCCTGCCGGCGATGACCGGCGCCGACGGCGTGCTGCGCGGCCCGGCCGGGGACGGCCGGGTGGCCGCGGTGGCCCACGAGGACATCGCCGACGCGGCGACCGCGGTACTGCTGCCCGGCGGCGACCTGGCGGGGGACGCCGCGCACGACGGGGTGACGTACGACCTGACCGGACCGGAGGCGTTCACCCTCGCCGAGGCGGCCGAGGAGCTGGGCAGGGTCACCGGACGGACCGTCACCTACGTGCCGGAGACGCGGGAGGAGGCCTACGCCTCACGCTCGGGGTACGGCGCGCCGGACTGGGAGGTGGCGGGATGGGTGACATCGTACGAGGCCATCGCGGCCGGTGAGATGGCCACGGTCTCGGACGCCGTGCGACGGCTCACCGGCCGGCCACCCAAGGACCTGGCCACCTACCTCAGGGAGCATCCGGACAGCTACCGGCACCTGCTCCTGCCGGGCTGA
- a CDS encoding choice-of-anchor A family protein has protein sequence MAVTVAAAAAMVGALAPAAAADPLPGGLGPCLGDDCPTDWNDPNNGPVVNHDSNINIYVGGDYLVREAAAEAEGKIVTLGEFDMNKRPGASQIYNVGVAGVGSRVPPPNGSDYLTVGGNLTIAGGQRLLAVEMANTGRVRYAQALSGTVDPDTAPISDPDAIVPYADLRGQLTEASHCYAYDDNADHRRPTTGTTENNGSETMFTGDGTSPLQVFALDADIASGAGGDEGIVFNGVPDGATVLVNVYGTTRNIRTYMGSLPQSGLRENLLWNFPDATEIGLGGTGQFQGSVLIGQQSSQTRLDVSGTNGRFYSAGSLTHTSAGESGGQEMHAYPFDGDLPDCDAEPSPSPTPTDSPTPTPTDSPSPTPTDTPSPTPTDTSGPSPSESTPGPRPTPTHSWPHRPHPGGELPNTGSRGGEWVIGGIAAALLVAGSAATLMARRTRRRG, from the coding sequence GTGGCGGTGACGGTGGCGGCAGCGGCGGCCATGGTGGGGGCCCTCGCCCCCGCCGCGGCCGCCGACCCGCTGCCCGGCGGGCTCGGGCCGTGTCTGGGGGACGACTGCCCCACCGACTGGAACGACCCGAACAACGGGCCCGTGGTCAACCACGACAGCAACATCAACATCTACGTCGGTGGCGACTACCTGGTCCGGGAGGCGGCGGCCGAGGCCGAGGGGAAGATCGTCACCCTCGGCGAGTTCGACATGAACAAGCGGCCCGGTGCCTCGCAGATCTACAACGTCGGCGTCGCGGGTGTCGGCTCACGGGTGCCGCCGCCCAACGGCAGCGACTACCTCACCGTCGGCGGGAACCTCACGATCGCCGGCGGCCAGCGGCTTCTCGCGGTGGAGATGGCGAACACCGGGCGGGTCCGGTACGCCCAGGCGCTGAGCGGCACGGTCGATCCGGACACGGCGCCGATCAGTGACCCGGACGCGATCGTCCCCTACGCGGACCTGCGCGGACAGCTCACGGAGGCCAGCCACTGCTACGCGTACGACGACAACGCCGACCACCGCCGCCCGACGACCGGCACCACCGAGAACAACGGTTCGGAGACCATGTTCACGGGCGACGGCACCTCGCCGCTCCAGGTCTTCGCGCTGGACGCCGATATCGCTTCGGGCGCGGGCGGGGACGAGGGCATCGTCTTCAACGGCGTTCCGGACGGCGCCACCGTACTGGTCAACGTGTACGGCACGACCCGGAACATCAGGACGTACATGGGGTCCCTGCCGCAGTCCGGCCTCCGCGAGAACCTGCTGTGGAACTTCCCGGATGCCACGGAGATCGGTCTCGGCGGCACCGGCCAGTTCCAGGGCAGTGTGCTGATCGGGCAGCAGTCGAGCCAGACCCGGCTGGACGTCAGCGGCACCAACGGCCGCTTCTACAGCGCGGGTTCGCTCACCCACACCTCGGCGGGCGAGTCGGGCGGCCAGGAGATGCACGCCTATCCCTTCGACGGCGATCTGCCGGACTGCGACGCGGAACCGTCGCCCTCGCCGACCCCGACGGACTCGCCCACCCCGACGCCCACGGACTCACCCAGCCCCACCCCGACGGACACGCCGAGCCCCACTCCGACGGACACGTCGGGACCGTCCCCGTCCGAGTCGACCCCCGGCCCCAGGCCCACCCCGACGCACTCCTGGCCGCACCGGCCCCACCCGGGCGGAGAGCTCCCGAACACGGGCTCGCGCGGCGGTGAATGGGTGATCGGCGGGATCGCGGCAGCGCTGCTGGTCGCGGGATCGGCGGCCACGCTGATGGCCCGAAGGACGCGCCGACGCGGCTAG